From Candidatus Doudnabacteria bacterium, a single genomic window includes:
- a CDS encoding glycosyltransferase, whose product MKIALVHEFLNQLGGAERVLQNFLEIWPEAEVHVILYDREKTQGQFEGYKKKVSWLNTLPGVKKHPRLFLPLMPGAIESFSFDDYDLVLSDSSSFAKGIHTDKLHICYCHAPTRYLWTVREYIDKQKYPRFLKFLGKIYLKRLRKWDLKAAQRADFFIANSVNIQDHIKKFYQRESIVIPPPVDTEVFFPDGPKQDYFFTASRLELYKRVDVIIEAFNHLGWPLKIAGRGTDLNRLKALAKPNVQFVGAVSDADLSKLYSQAKAFVFAAEEDAGIMVVEAQACGTPVIAFGKGGVLETVKQGITGEFFDEQTAGSLEKVLKDFNPANYDPQVIREHAEKYDKKIFQEKIRSFVEEKYGEFARSKATKQSNQ is encoded by the coding sequence ATGAAGATAGCTCTAGTTCATGAATTTTTGAATCAGCTTGGCGGCGCGGAGAGAGTTCTGCAGAATTTTTTAGAAATCTGGCCGGAGGCAGAAGTGCATGTGATCTTGTATGACAGGGAAAAAACACAAGGCCAATTTGAGGGTTATAAAAAAAAGGTCTCCTGGCTGAATACTCTTCCGGGAGTAAAAAAACACCCGAGATTGTTCTTGCCGCTGATGCCGGGAGCGATTGAAAGTTTCAGCTTTGATGATTACGATCTGGTCTTGTCTGATTCGTCTTCGTTTGCCAAAGGGATACACACGGACAAATTGCACATATGCTATTGTCACGCGCCCACGCGATATCTCTGGACTGTTCGTGAATATATTGATAAACAAAAATATCCTAGATTTTTGAAGTTTTTGGGAAAAATTTATTTGAAGCGGCTGCGCAAATGGGATTTGAAAGCCGCCCAGCGGGCTGATTTTTTTATCGCCAATTCCGTAAATATCCAAGATCATATTAAGAAATTTTACCAGCGCGAATCGATCGTCATTCCGCCCCCGGTCGATACAGAAGTATTTTTTCCGGATGGGCCAAAGCAAGATTACTTTTTTACCGCCTCCAGACTTGAGCTCTATAAGAGAGTTGACGTGATTATTGAAGCATTTAATCACTTGGGCTGGCCTCTCAAGATCGCGGGGAGGGGTACGGACCTAAACAGACTAAAAGCTTTGGCCAAACCGAATGTTCAGTTCGTTGGCGCGGTTTCGGATGCCGATCTGAGCAAATTGTATTCTCAAGCCAAAGCGTTTGTGTTTGCGGCGGAGGAAGACGCCGGAATTATGGTGGTGGAAGCGCAAGCCTGCGGGACCCCGGTTATAGCTTTTGGAAAAGGAGGAGTTTTGGAAACAGTTAAACAGGGGATTACCGGAGAATTTTTTGATGAACAGACTGCCGGGTCTTTGGAGAAAGTTTTGAAAGATTTTAATCCCGCAAATTACGATCCGCAAGTCATCCGGGAACACGCAGAAAAGTATGACAAGAAAATCTTCCAGGAAAAGATCAGGAGTTTTGTGGAGGAAAAATACGGGGAATTTGCGAGGAGCAAAGCGACGAAGCAATCTAATCAGTAG
- the murC gene encoding UDP-N-acetylmuramate--L-alanine ligase has translation MTIEQAKNIYCLGIGGIGVSGLARLLLSMGKNVSGSDIKESEITKNLEKLGIKIYIGQSEQDLVAANPDLIIYSSAVADFHWPASIAKLSQAQAVGELMSDKYGIGITGTNGKSTTSAILGLILDYAQLDPTVLIGSMLSPKNETEKFKANARLGGGKPARLNDVSRSGGYFVAESDEYARKMLENKPKMIIITNIAEDHLDYYKGLQDIKQAFSEYISSLPDDGILIYNADDHNTVEICQHAARHKFTFGIHHYADLQALNPRTESGTQIFDLHLDDEKIGTFKLHVPGLFNISNALGAVLAAIKLGVKTEVIQKTLEEYAGIWRRFEIVGKLSGKPVISDYAHHPAGVAATIEAAKQFYPGKKVLAVFQPHHRNRTRELFGEFIESLVMADELILPEIFDVAGREHGEDVSSFQLAAELKKRGVTATFAKDLSKTESLIREKAKNFDVILLMGAGDIDNLARKLVK, from the coding sequence ATGACAATTGAACAGGCGAAAAATATTTATTGTTTGGGAATCGGCGGCATCGGGGTCTCGGGTTTGGCGCGGCTGCTTTTGAGCATGGGCAAGAATGTTTCCGGCTCTGATATCAAAGAATCGGAGATCACAAAAAATCTGGAAAAATTGGGAATCAAGATTTACATCGGCCAAAGCGAGCAGGATCTGGTTGCGGCAAACCCTGACCTGATAATATATTCGTCGGCTGTGGCTGACTTTCATTGGCCGGCAAGCATCGCCAAGCTTAGCCAAGCCCAAGCTGTGGGCGAATTAATGTCAGACAAGTACGGCATTGGTATTACCGGCACGAACGGCAAATCCACAACCTCGGCGATCCTGGGCCTGATCTTGGACTACGCCCAACTTGATCCGACTGTCTTGATCGGTTCCATGCTTTCTCCTAAGAACGAAACGGAGAAATTCAAGGCCAATGCCCGTTTGGGCGGGGGCAAACCCGCCCGACTGAACGATGTCAGTCGTTCGGGCGGGTACTTTGTTGCGGAATCGGATGAATATGCGCGCAAAATGCTGGAGAATAAGCCGAAAATGATCATTATCACGAATATTGCGGAAGATCATCTGGATTACTATAAAGGTCTGCAGGATATCAAGCAGGCTTTTTCGGAATACATCAGCTCTTTGCCTGACGACGGGATCCTGATCTACAATGCGGACGATCATAATACGGTTGAGATCTGCCAGCATGCGGCACGCCATAAATTTACTTTCGGCATTCATCATTATGCGGATCTGCAGGCTTTGAATCCCAGAACAGAGAGCGGAACCCAGATATTCGACCTGCATTTGGATGACGAAAAGATCGGGACATTTAAATTGCATGTCCCGGGTTTATTTAATATTTCCAATGCCTTGGGCGCTGTTCTGGCCGCAATTAAACTGGGAGTTAAAACTGAGGTCATACAAAAAACTTTGGAAGAATATGCCGGCATCTGGCGCCGGTTTGAGATCGTGGGCAAGCTTTCTGGCAAGCCCGTAATTTCCGATTATGCCCACCACCCGGCGGGAGTTGCTGCCACAATTGAGGCGGCTAAGCAGTTTTATCCCGGTAAAAAAGTTTTAGCGGTCTTCCAACCCCATCACCGCAACCGCACCCGTGAATTGTTCGGCGAATTTATTGAATCCCTGGTCATGGCTGATGAGCTGATCCTACCTGAGATCTTTGACGTGGCCGGCCGCGAGCATGGTGAAGATGTCAGTTCGTTCCAGTTGGCCGCGGAGTTGAAAAAAAGAGGCGTTACTGCGACCTTTGCGAAAGATTTGTCAAAAACGGAAAGCTTGATCCGTGAAAAGGCGAAAAATTTTGATGTTATTCTTTTGATGGGAGCAGGGGATATAGACAACTTGGCGAGGAAGCTGGTAAAATAA
- a CDS encoding sugar transferase, producing MKKSELVFNLISILSDIIMVLLAGIIAFYLRLQLESLRPILYVLSLSSYLKVLFLITPVIILLMALAGLYNLTGTRRISSELLKIILVISSVLLVVVILFFFNQSVFPSRLIILLTWILTIVLISFGRIILRLIQIRMLRRGVGLHRLVVLGAADQTYELVVEISSRPELGFRIVGKLDTGQSVDDLIDRLRHIRENSGIDGLLQSDPFLDQEVGRKILQFCRDYGIRFNFVPNLFETSTANIAVETISGIPVIALKGTPLEGWGMVVKRLVDIIVSLLGLIILSPVFLLVAVAIKLNSKGPVFFHQLRAAGLGEFEFYKFRSMHHEMSEGTESGDKLREELEKHNARIGPYVKIKNDPRVTSVGRFLRKTKLDEMPALWHILRGQMSLVGPRVHMVKEVDHFRNEYKKLFIIKPGATGLTQITQATDNPEISWEDEIKLDEFYIENWSIWLDLYIIFKTFLILLGRKPKVDY from the coding sequence ATGAAAAAATCTGAATTAGTTTTCAATTTAATCTCGATCTTGTCGGATATTATTATGGTGCTATTGGCCGGGATCATTGCGTTTTATTTGCGCCTGCAGTTGGAAAGCTTGCGTCCGATCTTGTACGTTTTATCATTATCTTCATATCTGAAAGTTTTATTTCTCATCACCCCGGTGATTATTCTTTTAATGGCCTTGGCCGGGCTGTACAATCTTACGGGCACAAGACGGATATCATCTGAACTGCTGAAGATCATTTTGGTGATCTCTTCCGTGCTGTTAGTGGTGGTGATCTTATTTTTCTTTAATCAAAGCGTTTTTCCGTCCCGCCTGATCATCCTGCTGACGTGGATTTTGACGATAGTACTGATCAGTTTTGGCAGAATAATCTTGAGGCTTATCCAGATCCGTATGCTGAGGCGGGGTGTAGGTTTGCACCGCCTGGTGGTACTGGGGGCAGCTGACCAAACATACGAATTGGTAGTGGAAATTTCTTCGCGGCCCGAGCTGGGGTTTAGAATTGTCGGGAAACTTGATACCGGCCAATCGGTTGATGATCTGATCGACCGGTTGAGGCATATCAGAGAGAATTCCGGTATAGACGGGCTTTTGCAATCTGATCCGTTTTTGGACCAGGAGGTCGGACGTAAGATCCTGCAATTCTGCCGCGACTACGGCATCAGATTTAATTTCGTGCCGAACCTGTTCGAAACCTCTACGGCCAATATCGCTGTGGAAACTATTTCCGGCATTCCGGTCATCGCACTGAAGGGAACCCCGCTGGAGGGCTGGGGTATGGTTGTCAAAAGATTAGTTGATATAATAGTATCTTTGCTGGGCTTGATCATCTTAAGTCCTGTATTTTTGCTGGTGGCGGTCGCGATCAAACTTAACTCCAAAGGCCCGGTGTTTTTTCACCAGCTCAGAGCTGCGGGTTTGGGCGAATTTGAATTTTATAAATTCCGGTCAATGCATCATGAAATGAGCGAAGGGACAGAGTCGGGAGATAAACTTCGCGAAGAGCTGGAAAAGCACAATGCGCGCATCGGGCCGTACGTTAAGATCAAGAACGATCCGCGCGTGACTTCCGTCGGCAGATTCCTGCGCAAGACCAAGCTCGATGAGATGCCGGCGCTCTGGCATATCCTGCGCGGACAAATGAGCCTGGTGGGCCCCCGGGTTCACATGGTCAAAGAAGTTGACCATTTCCGGAATGAGTATAAGAAGTTGTTTATCATCAAGCCCGGAGCCACTGGACTTACCCAGATCACTCAAGCCACGGACAACCCGGAAATATCCTGGGAAGACGAGATCAAGTTGGACGAGTTTTACATAGAAAACTGGTCCATTTGGCTTGATCTGTATATCATCTTCAAAACTTTTTTAATTTTGCTTGGCCGTAAACCCAAGGTTGATTATTGA
- a CDS encoding RNA-binding protein, with protein MGKKLFVGGLPYTTTSDDLKNHFAAAGNVVTAQVITDKFSGRSKGFGFVEMSSDDEAAKAIEMFNGTDFGGRSLAVNEARPKTEGDRGGSRGGFGGGRGGSDRGGYGGGGGRRDSY; from the coding sequence ATGGGTAAGAAATTGTTTGTCGGAGGCCTGCCTTACACCACAACCAGCGACGATCTGAAGAATCATTTCGCCGCAGCGGGAAATGTGGTTACAGCGCAAGTCATTACCGACAAGTTCTCCGGCCGATCCAAAGGATTTGGATTCGTGGAGATGTCATCCGACGACGAAGCAGCCAAGGCGATTGAAATGTTCAACGGCACTGACTTCGGCGGACGCTCTTTGGCTGTAAACGAAGCAAGGCCAAAGACCGAAGGCGATCGCGGAGGCAGTCGCGGCGGATTCGGCGGCGGACGCGGCGGCAGTGACCGCGGCGGGTACGGCGGTGGCGGCGGTCGAAGAGACAGCTATTAA
- a CDS encoding patatin-like phospholipase family protein encodes MPTTRPTIGIALSGASGRAIAHIAVLEVLRENDIPVDILVGCSSGAIIAASFAVGTMETLKTFMYQLTFPKMLRMWSARKARGGIFHLRTDKMDETLNSITHNLRFEDIDYPKLGFVATDINTGKLITLKRGSINKAFKASVAVPGLFEPVIWEKKVLVDGGLVNIVPTLPAKEMGADIVIGVNLAATKFIYEKKMPIWRGYRFLTRFTGLQFIREKILPKLSPRLLFRIDSQSDILEPEDIEIPGVMSVLSKAIEHSFRIEELWDESHVACDLMLEPVVKHYGKTEFNSLEKIYHEGRRSALAAIPAIKKLIKNYDPDKAKKYKTVSLAHDN; translated from the coding sequence ATGCCGACAACTAGACCGACAATTGGGATTGCTTTATCAGGCGCTTCAGGCAGGGCGATTGCTCACATTGCCGTGCTGGAAGTTTTGCGGGAGAACGATATCCCTGTCGATATTCTGGTGGGCTGTTCGTCGGGCGCCATAATCGCCGCAAGTTTTGCCGTCGGGACAATGGAAACGCTCAAGACTTTCATGTACCAGCTGACCTTTCCCAAGATGCTGCGGATGTGGTCGGCAAGAAAAGCCAGGGGAGGGATCTTCCATCTGAGAACGGACAAAATGGACGAAACTTTGAACAGCATTACTCACAACCTTCGTTTTGAGGATATTGATTATCCGAAACTCGGATTTGTCGCAACCGACATCAACACCGGAAAATTGATCACCCTGAAACGCGGCAGCATCAACAAGGCTTTCAAGGCAAGCGTCGCAGTTCCCGGGCTTTTTGAACCAGTGATCTGGGAAAAAAAAGTTCTGGTTGACGGTGGACTCGTCAATATCGTGCCCACTCTTCCGGCAAAAGAGATGGGGGCAGATATCGTGATCGGGGTGAATTTGGCTGCGACAAAGTTCATTTATGAAAAAAAGATGCCGATCTGGCGCGGCTACCGATTCCTGACCCGGTTTACGGGTTTGCAGTTCATCAGGGAGAAGATCCTCCCAAAATTATCGCCGCGCCTGCTGTTCCGGATAGACAGCCAATCCGATATTTTGGAGCCGGAAGATATCGAAATTCCGGGCGTTATGTCGGTGTTGTCCAAGGCGATTGAGCACTCCTTCCGGATCGAAGAGCTGTGGGACGAATCCCATGTCGCATGCGACCTGATGCTTGAGCCTGTGGTCAAGCATTACGGCAAAACCGAATTCAACAGTTTGGAGAAGATCTACCATGAAGGCCGCAGATCCGCGCTGGCAGCGATCCCGGCAATAAAAAAGCTGATAAAAAATTATGATCCGGATAAGGCAAAAAAATATAAAACTGTATCCCTGGCCCATGACAATTGA
- a CDS encoding UDP-N-acetylglucosamine--N-acetylmuramyl-(pentapeptide) pyrophosphoryl-undecaprenol N-acetylglucosamine transferase has protein sequence MKILLAGGGSGGPVTPVLAVALEIRKLKPKTEFLFVGTKKGPERAMVEPTGIPFVSIPAARWRRFYSIKNLFAPFVLLSGFLHSLTIVRKFRPDVVFAAGSFVSVPVCWAAKLYGAKIAIHQQDARIGLANKLIAPVSDQITTAFEKTSKDFYSGSGLGKNLKPAAQWIGNPVRPDLFSHAADAKKFFNLHEKLPVLLVLGGATGSAQINRLLGEILPDLVKAHQVVHQTGAGKNNLAFSDKNYHPFELIPFPEYAAILKLAHIVIARAGLSTIAELSALRKTAIIIPMPNTHQEDNARILEEAHAAVVLTGSEATVENLFRVVNGLKFNIKRTELLSKNISGLIPPDAAINLARIVIREAHADN, from the coding sequence ATGAAAATATTACTTGCAGGCGGCGGCTCTGGAGGCCCGGTAACACCGGTGCTTGCGGTCGCGCTTGAGATCAGAAAACTTAAGCCCAAAACCGAATTTTTATTTGTCGGAACAAAAAAAGGCCCGGAACGCGCCATGGTTGAGCCGACAGGCATCCCATTTGTTTCAATTCCTGCGGCCCGCTGGCGCAGGTTTTATAGCATAAAGAATTTATTCGCGCCTTTTGTTTTGCTGTCCGGATTTCTACACTCGCTTACAATTGTCCGCAAATTCCGTCCTGATGTCGTGTTTGCGGCCGGATCTTTCGTCAGCGTGCCGGTTTGCTGGGCCGCAAAACTCTACGGAGCCAAAATCGCAATTCATCAGCAGGATGCCCGTATCGGCTTGGCCAACAAACTTATAGCGCCCGTGTCTGACCAGATCACCACGGCTTTCGAGAAAACCAGCAAGGATTTTTATTCTGGGTCGGGATTGGGAAAAAATTTAAAGCCCGCGGCCCAATGGATCGGCAATCCTGTGCGGCCGGATCTGTTCAGTCATGCGGCTGATGCAAAAAAGTTTTTTAATCTTCACGAAAAATTGCCGGTACTTCTGGTCTTGGGCGGAGCGACAGGATCTGCGCAGATAAACCGGCTCCTCGGGGAAATTCTGCCCGATCTGGTCAAGGCGCACCAAGTTGTCCATCAGACTGGCGCCGGCAAAAATAATTTAGCTTTCTCGGATAAAAACTACCATCCCTTTGAATTAATTCCGTTCCCGGAATATGCGGCGATTTTAAAGCTGGCGCACATAGTCATTGCCCGCGCCGGCTTGTCCACCATTGCTGAACTCTCAGCACTTCGAAAAACTGCGATTATCATTCCCATGCCTAACACTCATCAGGAGGATAATGCTAGAATATTAGAAGAGGCGCACGCCGCAGTGGTCCTGACCGGCTCAGAGGCTACCGTTGAAAATTTGTTTCGCGTAGTCAACGGACTGAAATTCAACATAAAAAGAACCGAATTGCTGAGTAAAAATATTTCCGGTCTCATCCCTCCCGACGCCGCAATTAACCTGGCCAGGATCGTTATCAGAGAAGCCCATGCCGACAACTAG
- a CDS encoding fibronectin type III domain-containing protein: MDQGFVTCPAGGCGESFSCVTSYSQSSYVYNTPYSEPQYFRCSGSAQSVCIPANPGDCTIGNTANCSVNNNCSPITCYSQSSYYSQSAYYAQSAYYSQSAYYSQASYGGGYSQAAYYAQSAYYSQAAYAGYSEASYYSQAAYYAQASYVSAPTAPSGVAVDNGTCGQLTVTWTDNSNNETGFTIWRSTTSGSGYGQVGSVGPNITSFPDTPPTPDMTYYYVVQSVNAGGSTQSVLEASAYDNPCVANLSGTAKVLTQINGAAYSSSTSINAGDVLTYQITIINSGNAPADITFICDTVSSNLTNLRNLTVTGTGSSGSGSAIVSNGGCGAGSYKFNVTGAKQPSPPDPGNWIITYDATVTPASADIQEVVTNSFVIHYNNNGAKTFAGSSPSILINASAGQAPNFHEVTP, from the coding sequence TGACTTCTTATTCCCAATCATCCTATGTATACAACACCCCCTACTCTGAACCGCAATATTTTCGGTGTTCAGGGAGCGCACAAAGCGTATGCATTCCGGCTAATCCCGGCGACTGCACCATAGGTAATACTGCAAATTGTTCAGTAAATAATAACTGCAGCCCTATTACCTGCTACTCTCAATCCTCCTACTATTCCCAATCAGCTTACTACGCCCAATCAGCATATTACTCCCAATCAGCATACTATTCTCAAGCGTCATATGGCGGCGGTTATTCCCAAGCAGCTTACTACGCCCAGTCTGCATACTATTCTCAGGCAGCCTATGCGGGTTACTCTGAAGCATCCTACTATTCCCAAGCAGCCTACTATGCCCAGGCATCGTATGTCTCTGCTCCAACCGCTCCTTCAGGCGTGGCTGTGGACAATGGCACTTGCGGCCAATTGACCGTGACCTGGACTGATAATTCCAACAATGAGACCGGTTTTACAATATGGAGATCAACCACATCAGGCTCAGGGTATGGCCAGGTCGGCAGCGTAGGCCCTAATATTACGTCATTCCCAGACACCCCTCCTACCCCAGATATGACCTATTATTATGTGGTCCAGTCGGTCAATGCCGGAGGAAGCACCCAGTCAGTATTAGAAGCAAGCGCTTACGACAACCCGTGTGTTGCCAATTTATCCGGGACCGCCAAGGTCTTAACCCAGATCAACGGCGCAGCCTATTCTTCAAGCACTTCCATCAACGCCGGGGACGTGCTGACATACCAGATCACGATCATCAATTCCGGCAATGCCCCTGCTGATATCACTTTCATCTGCGACACCGTCTCTTCCAACCTGACCAATCTTCGGAACCTGACGGTTACAGGAACCGGCTCTTCGGGTTCAGGTTCTGCCATAGTATCCAACGGCGGCTGCGGAGCAGGCAGCTACAAGTTCAACGTTACAGGAGCCAAACAGCCCTCTCCTCCGGACCCCGGCAACTGGATAATTACCTATGATGCCACAGTCACCCCGGCCAGTGCTGATATCCAGGAAGTGGTGACCAACAGCTTTGTCATCCATTACAACAACAACGGAGCTAAAACCTTTGCAGGCTCCTCCCCGAGCATCCTCATCAATGCCTCAGCAGGCCAGGCCCCGAACTTCCATGAAGTGACGCCGTAG
- a CDS encoding glycosyltransferase family 1 protein, protein MKIGLDLRMAGGGSGIDRYITELSHEILRQDKTNQYVLFFRGADKSAEFAQYNQKIVITDIPHYSFAEQLRLPGIINKENLDLVHFPHFNVPIFYRRPFIVTIHDLTHTLFPGRKRSHIFHRLAYNIVFRNALKNSKKIIAVSNATKQAIVGRFQINPEKIQVIYEGFNQAYKMMDKIEAFAQVSKSFGVTKPYILYAGVWRRYKNLPMLANAFDKLIDKGLDIELVLVGEQDPFYPEIKDQIFNIKNHTRIKVLGRVSDEDLAKLYNGTTLFVLPSLIEGFGLTALEAAACGVPVACSDIPTMREIMGQGAEYFDPNNLDNMTEVLLNLLNDAKRLEELANLALGRSKHFSWKQAAEQTISVYEKCYL, encoded by the coding sequence ATGAAAATAGGACTTGATTTGCGCATGGCCGGCGGGGGATCGGGGATCGACCGCTACATCACCGAACTGTCACATGAAATTTTGAGGCAAGATAAAACTAATCAATATGTTTTGTTTTTTAGGGGAGCCGATAAATCAGCTGAGTTCGCGCAATATAATCAAAAGATCGTCATCACAGATATCCCACACTATTCTTTTGCTGAACAACTTCGTCTTCCCGGAATTATAAATAAAGAAAATCTGGACTTGGTTCACTTTCCGCATTTCAATGTCCCGATCTTCTACCGCAGGCCGTTTATCGTGACTATCCATGACCTGACGCATACCTTGTTTCCCGGCAGAAAAAGATCTCATATTTTTCACCGTCTGGCATATAATATCGTTTTCCGAAATGCCCTTAAAAATTCAAAAAAGATCATAGCAGTTTCTAATGCCACAAAACAGGCGATCGTCGGGCGATTTCAAATCAATCCCGAAAAGATCCAGGTTATTTATGAAGGATTCAACCAGGCTTATAAAATGATGGATAAAATTGAGGCATTTGCCCAAGTATCGAAAAGTTTTGGCGTTACCAAACCGTATATATTGTATGCGGGCGTCTGGCGCAGGTATAAAAATCTGCCGATGCTGGCAAATGCTTTTGACAAATTGATCGACAAGGGTTTGGACATTGAGCTCGTGCTCGTAGGGGAGCAGGACCCGTTTTACCCTGAGATTAAGGACCAAATTTTTAACATTAAGAATCATACCCGCATCAAAGTTTTGGGAAGAGTAAGCGATGAAGATCTGGCAAAACTTTATAATGGGACTACTTTATTTGTTCTGCCGTCCCTGATCGAAGGATTTGGTTTAACTGCGCTTGAAGCCGCGGCGTGCGGGGTGCCTGTTGCCTGTTCGGATATTCCCACAATGCGGGAAATAATGGGGCAGGGCGCGGAATATTTTGACCCCAATAATCTGGATAACATGACGGAAGTGCTGTTAAATCTGCTTAACGACGCCAAAAGGCTGGAAGAACTGGCGAATTTGGCATTGGGCCGTTCCAAACACTTCAGCTGGAAGCAGGCAGCGGAGCAGACCATCAGCGTTTATGAAAAGTGCTATCTATAA
- the raiA gene encoding ribosome-associated translation inhibitor RaiA produces the protein MNIAIKATNLDLTPSIKEYVEEKVGALDKFISVLEGKVELERDRHHHSGEVFRAEIMLVMSGKLMRADAEAEDIYAAVDLVIPKLKEQISKFKDKKTTLFRRGGRTAKKKI, from the coding sequence ATGAATATTGCGATCAAAGCAACAAATTTGGACCTGACTCCCTCTATCAAAGAATATGTGGAAGAAAAAGTCGGCGCGTTAGACAAGTTTATCAGCGTTCTGGAAGGAAAGGTTGAACTTGAACGCGACCGCCACCACCACAGCGGAGAAGTTTTCCGCGCCGAGATCATGCTGGTAATGAGCGGCAAACTTATGCGGGCTGATGCCGAGGCAGAAGACATTTATGCCGCGGTTGATCTGGTCATACCGAAATTGAAAGAGCAGATCAGCAAGTTCAAGGATAAGAAAACTACTCTGTTCCGCCGCGGCGGACGCACTGCGAAGAAAAAAATATAA